A stretch of Clostridium formicaceticum DNA encodes these proteins:
- a CDS encoding ABC transporter ATP-binding protein: MTMIELKDIDKYYGHGQSKVYALKGISLSIEEGEMVSIVGKSGSGKSSLLNIIGGLDTPDVGEYSFKGNKINGLNPNALAEFRGNNIGFIVQHFALIDDMTVFDNIALPLRYNRISDRKLKETVEYLLDQMELSDKANSYPSQLSGGQCQRVAIARGLACNPSVLLADEPTGSLDEKTGLHILKIFKELNNKGITIIIVTHDDSIADSCKRVIRLSDGMIISD, translated from the coding sequence ATGACTATGATTGAGCTTAAAGATATTGATAAATATTATGGACATGGACAATCCAAGGTGTATGCATTAAAAGGTATATCACTTTCTATTGAAGAAGGAGAGATGGTGTCTATAGTAGGAAAAAGTGGTTCTGGAAAATCATCTTTATTAAATATTATAGGTGGACTTGATACTCCTGATGTTGGAGAATACTCGTTTAAAGGAAACAAAATTAACGGACTTAATCCTAATGCTTTAGCAGAATTTCGTGGTAATAACATCGGCTTCATTGTACAACATTTTGCTTTAATAGACGATATGACTGTATTTGATAATATTGCTTTACCTCTTAGATATAATAGAATTTCAGACAGAAAGCTGAAAGAAACTGTCGAATATCTTTTAGATCAGATGGAACTTTCTGATAAGGCTAACTCATATCCATCTCAATTATCAGGTGGTCAATGTCAGCGGGTTGCTATTGCACGAGGACTAGCTTGTAATCCATCAGTACTGCTAGCAGACGAGCCTACAGGATCTTTAGATGAAAAAACGGGACTACATATACTTAAAATCTTTAAAGAATTGAATAACAAAGGGATTACTATAATTATAGTAACACACGATGATAGTATTGCTGATTCATGCAAAAGAGTCATACGACTTAGCGATGGTATGATTATATCAGATTGA